The following are encoded together in the Citrobacter arsenatis genome:
- the ybfF gene encoding esterase — translation MKLNIRAQSAQNLHNNSPIVLVHGLFGSLDNLGILARSLVADHDIIQVDMRNHGLSPRSPEMNYPAMAQDLLDTLNDRQIEKAIFIGHSMGGKAVMALTALAPERVERLVAIDIAPVDYHVRRHDEIFAAINAVTDAQAASRQQAASVMRQHLQEEGVIQFLLKSFVDGEWRFNVPVLWDQYAHIVGWETIPAWEHPALFIPGGNSPYVTEAYREQLLAQFPQARAHVIAGAGHWVHAEKPEAVLRAIRRYLDEQAN, via the coding sequence ATGAAATTGAATATCCGAGCGCAATCTGCGCAAAACCTGCACAATAATTCTCCCATCGTCCTGGTTCACGGCCTGTTTGGCAGTCTGGATAACCTGGGGATCCTGGCGCGCTCCCTGGTGGCCGATCACGATATCATCCAGGTTGATATGCGAAATCATGGCCTCTCCCCTCGCTCGCCTGAGATGAATTATCCGGCCATGGCGCAAGACCTGCTGGATACGCTGAACGACAGGCAAATCGAAAAAGCGATCTTTATTGGTCACTCAATGGGAGGAAAAGCCGTCATGGCGTTGACCGCGCTGGCCCCGGAGCGTGTCGAACGGCTAGTGGCTATTGATATTGCGCCAGTTGACTATCATGTGCGCCGTCACGATGAGATTTTTGCGGCAATCAATGCCGTAACCGATGCACAGGCAGCTTCACGTCAGCAGGCGGCGAGCGTCATGCGTCAGCATCTGCAAGAAGAAGGCGTTATCCAGTTTCTGCTGAAATCCTTCGTTGACGGCGAGTGGCGCTTTAACGTTCCCGTGCTGTGGGATCAATATGCCCATATCGTCGGCTGGGAGACCATTCCGGCGTGGGAGCACCCGGCGCTGTTTATACCTGGCGGCAACTCACCGTATGTTACCGAAGCGTATCGCGAACAACTGCTGGCGCAATTCCCTCAGGCTCGGGCGCACGTTATTGCTGGCGCAGGTCATTGGGTGCATGCGGAAAAACCGGAGGCGGTACTGCGTGCCATCCGTCGTTATCTGGACGAGCAGGCTAACTGA
- the ybfE gene encoding LexA regulated protein: protein MAKEQTDRTTLDLFAQERRPGRPKTNPLSRDEQLRINKRNQLKRDKVRGLKRVELKLNADAVDALNELAEARNMSRSELIEEMLMNQLSTLRGQA from the coding sequence ATGGCCAAAGAACAAACGGACCGTACGACATTAGATCTGTTCGCGCAGGAGCGTCGCCCGGGACGACCCAAAACTAATCCGCTCTCGCGTGATGAACAGTTACGTATTAACAAACGTAATCAGCTTAAACGCGATAAAGTTCGCGGGCTTAAGCGTGTCGAACTGAAACTGAATGCTGATGCCGTTGACGCTCTGAACGAGCTGGCCGAGGCGCGCAACATGAGTCGCAGTGAACTCATCGAAGAGATGCTGATGAACCAACTCAGCACATTGCGCGGTCAGGCTTAG
- the seqA gene encoding replication initiation negative regulator SeqA — MKTIEVDDELYSYIASHTKHIGESASDILRRMLKFSAASQPVTPVVKEVRAVQAVVEAKPVNPVKDKVRAMRELLLSDEYAEQKKAVNRFMLVLSTLYSLDQNAFAEATESLHGRTRVYFAADEQTLLKNGNQTKPKHVPGTPYWVITNTNTGRKCSMVEHIMQSMQFPAELIEKVCGTI, encoded by the coding sequence ATGAAAACGATTGAAGTTGATGATGAACTCTATAGCTATATTGCCAGCCACACCAAGCATATCGGCGAGAGCGCATCCGACATTTTACGGCGTATGTTGAAATTTTCCGCCGCATCACAGCCTGTCACTCCGGTAGTTAAAGAAGTCCGCGCTGTGCAAGCCGTCGTGGAAGCCAAGCCGGTTAACCCCGTAAAAGATAAAGTGCGCGCCATGCGTGAACTGCTGCTGTCCGACGAATACGCGGAACAGAAGAAAGCAGTAAATCGCTTTATGCTGGTGCTGTCTACACTCTATTCACTGGATCAAAACGCGTTCGCTGAAGCAACGGAATCGTTGCATGGTCGTACGCGCGTTTATTTTGCAGCGGACGAACAGACGCTGCTGAAAAATGGTAATCAAACCAAACCTAAACACGTGCCAGGCACGCCGTACTGGGTGATCACCAATACCAATACCGGCCGTAAATGCAGCATGGTTGAGCACATCATGCAGTCAATGCAATTCCCTGCGGAATTGATTGAAAAGGTTTGCGGAACAATTTAA
- the pgm gene encoding phosphoglucomutase (alpha-D-glucose-1,6-bisphosphate-dependent): protein MAIHNRAGQPAQQSDLINVAQLTAQYYVLKPTAGNAEHAVKFGTSGHRGSAGRHSFNEPHILAIAQAIAEERAKNGITGPCYVGKDTHALSEPAFISVLEVLAANGVDVIVQENNGFTPTPAVSNAILVHNKKGGPLADGIVITPSHNPPEDGGIKYNPPNGGPADTNVTKVVEDRANALLADGLQGVKRMSLDAALASGHVTEQDLVQPFVEGLADIVDMAAIQKAGLTLGVDPLGGSGIEYWKRIAKHYNLNLTIVNDHVDQTFRFMHLDKDGAIRMDCSSECAMAGLLALRDKFDLAFANDPDYDRHGIVTPAGLMNPNHYLAVAINYLFQHRPQWGKDVAVGKTLVSSAMIDRVVNDLGRKLVEVPVGFKWFVDGLFDGSFGFGGEESAGASFLRFDGTPWSTDKDGIIMCLLAAEITAVTGKNPQEHYNELAARFGAPSYNRLQAGATSAQKAALSKLSPEMVSASTLAGDPITARLTAAPGNGASIGGLKVMTDNGWFAARPSGTEDAYKIYCESFLGEEHRKQIEKEAVEIVSEVLKNA, encoded by the coding sequence ATGGCAATCCACAACCGTGCAGGTCAACCTGCGCAACAGAGTGATTTGATTAACGTCGCCCAACTGACGGCACAGTACTATGTACTGAAACCAACGGCAGGGAACGCTGAGCACGCCGTCAAATTCGGTACGTCCGGACATCGCGGCAGTGCAGGTCGTCATAGTTTTAACGAGCCGCATATTCTGGCTATCGCTCAGGCGATTGCTGAAGAACGTGCGAAGAACGGGATTACTGGCCCGTGCTATGTGGGCAAGGATACCCACGCGCTGTCTGAACCGGCTTTTATCTCTGTACTGGAAGTGCTGGCGGCGAACGGCGTTGACGTCATTGTGCAGGAAAATAACGGCTTTACGCCAACGCCTGCCGTGTCGAATGCTATCCTGGTCCACAACAAAAAAGGCGGCCCGTTGGCTGACGGTATTGTGATCACGCCGTCCCACAACCCGCCGGAAGATGGTGGCATTAAATACAATCCGCCAAACGGTGGTCCGGCAGATACCAACGTCACCAAAGTGGTGGAAGACAGAGCCAACGCGCTGCTGGCTGACGGCCTGCAAGGCGTGAAGCGTATGTCGCTGGACGCCGCGCTGGCATCAGGTCATGTAACAGAGCAGGATCTGGTTCAGCCGTTTGTTGAAGGACTGGCTGACATCGTCGACATGGCGGCGATCCAAAAAGCGGGTCTGACGCTGGGTGTCGATCCGCTGGGCGGTTCCGGTATCGAATACTGGAAGCGTATTGCTAAGCACTACAACCTGAACCTGACTATCGTTAACGATCACGTTGATCAAACTTTCCGTTTCATGCATCTCGACAAAGATGGCGCCATCCGTATGGACTGCTCCTCCGAGTGCGCGATGGCGGGCTTGCTGGCGCTGCGCGACAAGTTCGATCTGGCCTTTGCCAACGATCCGGACTACGACCGTCACGGCATCGTCACCCCGGCTGGGCTGATGAATCCGAACCACTATCTGGCGGTGGCGATCAACTACCTGTTCCAGCACCGTCCGCAGTGGGGCAAAGACGTTGCCGTTGGTAAGACGCTGGTGTCCTCGGCGATGATTGACCGCGTGGTGAATGATTTAGGGCGTAAACTGGTCGAAGTACCGGTTGGCTTCAAATGGTTCGTTGACGGTCTGTTTGACGGCAGCTTCGGCTTTGGTGGTGAAGAGAGCGCGGGGGCTTCTTTCCTGCGTTTTGACGGTACACCGTGGTCGACCGACAAAGACGGCATCATCATGTGCCTGCTGGCGGCAGAAATTACCGCTGTGACCGGTAAGAACCCGCAGGAGCACTACAATGAGCTGGCTGCTCGCTTTGGTGCGCCGAGCTACAACCGCCTGCAGGCGGGCGCGACCTCCGCGCAGAAAGCGGCGCTGTCTAAGCTGTCTCCGGAAATGGTGAGCGCCAGCACGCTGGCGGGCGACCCGATCACTGCGCGTCTGACGGCGGCACCGGGCAACGGTGCTTCTATCGGTGGTCTGAAAGTGATGACTGACAACGGCTGGTTTGCCGCGCGTCCGTCCGGCACGGAAGACGCTTATAAAATCTACTGCGAGAGCTTCCTGGGTGAAGAACACCGCAAGCAGATCGAAAAAGAAGCGGTTGAGATCGTCAGCGAAGTATTGAAGAACGCATAA
- a CDS encoding ryhB-regulated fur leader peptide, producing the protein MNRIISSAISVTSVNEVNRLATGQIPHD; encoded by the coding sequence ATGAATCGCATTATCTCAAGTGCAATTTCTGTCACTTCTGTTAATGAAGTGAATCGTTTAGCTACAGGACAGATTCCGCATGACTGA
- the kdpE gene encoding two-component system response regulator KdpE, with amino-acid sequence MTNVLIVEDEQAIRRFLRTALEADGLRVYEAETLQRGLLEAATRKPDLIILDLGLPDGDGIDFIRDLRQWSAIPVIVLSARSEESDKIAALDAGADDYLSKPFGIGELQARLRVALRRHASGASPEPVVHFSNVKVDIAARLVHRGDEEIHLTPIEFRLLAVLLNNAGKVLTQRQLLNQVWGPNAVEHSHYLRIYMGHLRQKLELDPARPRHFLTETGIGYRFMP; translated from the coding sequence GTGACGAACGTACTGATTGTTGAAGATGAACAGGCCATCCGCCGCTTTCTGCGTACCGCGCTGGAAGCTGATGGCCTGCGTGTATATGAAGCGGAAACGCTGCAACGTGGTCTGCTGGAAGCCGCCACGCGAAAACCCGATCTCATCATTCTCGATCTCGGCCTGCCAGACGGCGACGGCATTGATTTTATTCGCGACCTGCGGCAATGGAGCGCTATTCCGGTAATAGTGCTCTCAGCCCGCAGCGAAGAGAGCGATAAAATTGCTGCGCTGGATGCCGGTGCCGATGACTATCTCAGTAAACCCTTTGGTATTGGCGAGCTACAGGCGCGATTGCGCGTAGCATTGCGTCGTCATGCCAGCGGCGCGTCTCCCGAGCCGGTGGTGCATTTTTCCAACGTAAAAGTAGATATCGCCGCCCGGCTCGTACATCGTGGTGATGAAGAGATTCATCTGACGCCGATTGAGTTTCGCCTGTTAGCGGTATTGCTGAATAATGCCGGGAAGGTACTGACACAACGCCAGTTGTTAAATCAGGTTTGGGGGCCAAACGCCGTCGAACACAGTCACTATCTGCGAATTTACATGGGACACCTGCGCCAGAAGCTGGAACTGGACCCGGCTCGCCCGCGTCATTTTCTGACCGAAACCGGGATTGGCTATCGGTTTATGCCGTGA
- the tcuR gene encoding tricarballylate utilization LysR family transcriptional regulator TcuR: MELRQLRYFVRIVETGSMGSAALDLNIGVSALSQQMSRLENELAIRLLQRTSRGVTPTSAGLAFYSQAQLALRHADDAILAARESRLSGHVSVGMAPSTASVLGMPFINAMRESYSDVRLHVVESLSGNLERMINTRQIDLAVVFQKEKILRWSARPILEERLFLIGTHALLADIVEDNIAPAQLARIPLIMPSPGHGLRGRLEAISQEHALSIEIATEIDGLALLMRAVRSGIGATLQPGAAISHLDKETLRVIGVHNPVLSRPNFLVSLSDDELTPAGLAARVVLTKVMHQLVEAGSWPGAILYNN; the protein is encoded by the coding sequence ATGGAACTTCGCCAGCTACGCTATTTTGTACGCATTGTAGAAACCGGCAGCATGGGGAGCGCAGCGCTCGATCTCAACATCGGGGTTTCGGCACTCAGCCAGCAAATGTCGCGTCTGGAAAATGAACTCGCTATTCGCCTGCTGCAGCGCACCTCGCGAGGCGTGACGCCCACCAGCGCCGGACTGGCCTTTTATTCCCAAGCGCAGCTGGCGCTCCGTCACGCAGACGATGCGATCCTCGCCGCACGAGAGTCCCGGCTTTCCGGGCACGTCAGTGTTGGCATGGCTCCCAGTACCGCTTCCGTTCTCGGCATGCCCTTCATCAACGCCATGCGGGAAAGCTATAGCGATGTTCGCCTGCATGTGGTGGAAAGTCTCTCTGGCAATCTGGAACGGATGATAAACACCCGCCAGATTGATCTGGCTGTGGTGTTTCAAAAAGAAAAGATCCTGCGCTGGAGCGCCAGACCCATCCTCGAAGAACGATTGTTTTTGATTGGGACTCATGCCCTACTCGCTGATATTGTCGAGGATAATATTGCGCCAGCCCAGCTGGCGAGAATTCCATTGATAATGCCAAGCCCCGGCCACGGTCTGCGCGGCAGGCTGGAGGCGATTTCTCAGGAACACGCGCTGAGCATTGAGATTGCCACAGAAATTGATGGTCTGGCGCTGCTGATGCGCGCCGTTCGCAGCGGAATCGGTGCCACCCTCCAGCCCGGTGCGGCGATTTCTCATCTCGATAAAGAGACGCTAAGAGTGATCGGCGTCCATAATCCAGTACTTAGCCGCCCTAACTTTCTGGTGAGCCTCTCTGACGATGAGCTCACCCCGGCGGGCCTCGCCGCCCGCGTGGTGCTGACGAAAGTGATGCATCAACTGGTGGAAGCAGGAAGCTGGCCAGGCGCCATTCTTTACAATAACTAA
- the fldA gene encoding flavodoxin FldA: MAITGIFFGSDTGNTENIAKMIQKQLGKDVADVHDIAKSSKEDLEGYDILLLGIPTWYYGEAQCDWDDFFPTLEDIDFNGKLVALFGCGDQEDYAEYFCDALGTIRDIIEPRGATIVGHWPTAGYHFEASKGLADDDHFVGLAIDEDRQPELTAERVEKWVKQISEELHLDEIINA, from the coding sequence ATGGCAATCACTGGCATCTTTTTCGGCAGCGACACCGGTAATACCGAAAACATCGCAAAAATGATTCAAAAACAGCTTGGTAAAGACGTTGCCGATGTTCATGACATTGCAAAAAGCAGCAAAGAAGACCTGGAAGGGTATGACATTTTGCTGCTCGGCATCCCAACCTGGTACTACGGTGAAGCGCAGTGTGACTGGGACGATTTCTTCCCTACCCTCGAAGACATTGATTTTAACGGCAAACTGGTTGCATTGTTCGGCTGCGGCGACCAGGAAGATTACGCAGAATATTTCTGCGATGCGTTAGGTACAATTCGCGACATCATCGAACCGCGCGGCGCAACCATCGTCGGTCACTGGCCAACGGCGGGTTATCACTTTGAAGCGTCCAAAGGTCTGGCTGACGACGACCACTTTGTTGGCCTGGCTATCGATGAAGATCGCCAGCCTGAACTGACCGCAGAACGCGTAGAAAAATGGGTTAAGCAGATCTCTGAAGAGCTGCACCTCGACGAAATCATCAATGCCTGA
- the kdpD gene encoding two-component system sensor histidine kinase KdpD: MHSEPLRPDPDRLLEQTTAPHRGKLKIFFGACAGVGKTWAMLAEAQRLRAQGLDVLIGVVETHGRKETAALLDGLSILPLKRQARHGRHISEFDLDAALARRPALILMDELAHSNAPGSRHPKRWQDIEELLEAGIDVFTTVNVQHLESLNDVVSGVTGIQVRETVPDPFFDAADDVVLVDLPPDDLRQRLNEGKVYIAGQAERAIEHFFRKGNLIALRELALRRTADRVDDQMRAWRGRPGEEKVWHTRDAILLCIGHNTGSEKLVRAAARLAARLGSVWHAVYVETPALHRLPEKQRRAILSALRLAQELGAETATLSDPAEDKAVIRYAREHNLGKIVLGRPTTRRWWRSDSFADKLAHRAPDLDLMIVALDEPPSRPVLQTADTRTFKDKWRVQIQGCVVAVALCAIITVIAMQWLMAFDAANLVMLYLLGVVVIALFYGRWPSVLATFINVASFDLFFIAPRGTLAVSDVQYLLTFAVMLTVGLVIGNLTAGVRYQARVARYREQRTRHLYEMSKALAVGRSQTDIAATSEQFIASTFQARSQVLLPGENGKLAPLTHQQGMTPWDDAIAQWSFDKGQPAGAGTDTLPGVPYQILPLKSADKTHGLLVVEPGNLRQLMIPEQQRLLETFTLLVASALERLTLTASEEQARFASERESIRNALLAALSHDLRTPLTVLFGQAEILTLDLASEGSPHARQASEIRQHVLNTTRLVNNLLDMARIQSGGFNLKKEWLTLEEVVGSALQMLEPGLSAPINLSLPAPLTLIHVDGPLFERVLINLLENAVKYAGPQAQIGIDASVDGEHLQLDVWDNGPGIPSGMEQQVFDKFSRGNKESSVPGVGLGLAICQAIVDVHGGTISVHNRVQGGASFRVTLPQEIPPELEDFHEDM; this comes from the coding sequence ATGCATAGCGAACCCTTACGCCCCGACCCCGATCGCCTGCTGGAGCAGACCACCGCCCCGCACCGGGGAAAACTGAAAATTTTCTTCGGCGCCTGTGCGGGCGTCGGCAAAACCTGGGCCATGTTGGCAGAGGCCCAGCGGCTGCGGGCGCAGGGATTAGATGTGCTGATTGGCGTGGTAGAAACCCACGGACGTAAAGAGACCGCCGCGCTGTTGGACGGTCTCAGCATCCTGCCGCTAAAGCGTCAGGCGCGCCATGGTCGTCATATCAGCGAGTTCGATCTCGACGCGGCGCTAGCCCGCCGTCCGGCGCTCATATTAATGGATGAACTGGCGCACAGTAATGCGCCAGGCTCGCGCCATCCAAAACGCTGGCAGGACATTGAAGAGCTACTGGAAGCCGGTATTGACGTTTTTACTACCGTCAACGTGCAGCATCTGGAAAGCCTCAATGATGTGGTCAGCGGCGTTACCGGCATTCAGGTGCGCGAAACCGTCCCCGATCCTTTTTTCGATGCCGCCGACGATGTCGTGCTGGTCGATCTTCCTCCCGATGATTTGCGCCAGCGCCTGAACGAGGGCAAGGTCTACATCGCCGGTCAGGCGGAAAGAGCCATCGAGCATTTCTTTCGCAAAGGTAATCTGATCGCGCTACGTGAACTGGCCCTACGCCGCACTGCCGATCGGGTAGACGATCAGATGCGCGCCTGGCGTGGACGTCCGGGAGAAGAAAAAGTCTGGCATACCCGCGACGCCATTTTACTGTGCATAGGACACAATACCGGCAGCGAAAAACTGGTACGTGCCGCCGCTCGTCTGGCGGCGCGTCTTGGCAGCGTCTGGCATGCGGTGTATGTCGAAACGCCCGCGCTACACCGACTGCCTGAAAAACAGCGTCGGGCAATCCTAAGCGCTCTGCGGTTGGCCCAGGAGTTAGGCGCAGAAACCGCCACCCTTTCCGATCCCGCCGAAGACAAAGCGGTAATCCGCTATGCCCGTGAGCATAATCTGGGAAAAATTGTCCTCGGGCGTCCGACCACGCGTCGCTGGTGGCGCAGCGATTCCTTTGCCGACAAACTCGCCCATCGTGCACCGGATCTCGACCTGATGATTGTTGCGCTCGACGAGCCACCTTCACGCCCGGTGCTGCAAACGGCAGATACCCGTACCTTTAAGGATAAATGGCGGGTACAAATTCAGGGTTGCGTGGTTGCCGTCGCGCTGTGCGCCATCATTACAGTGATTGCCATGCAGTGGCTGATGGCCTTTGACGCCGCCAACCTGGTGATGCTCTATTTATTGGGCGTGGTGGTTATCGCGCTCTTTTACGGACGCTGGCCGTCAGTGCTGGCAACCTTTATTAACGTCGCCAGTTTCGATCTCTTCTTTATCGCGCCACGCGGGACGCTGGCCGTTTCCGACGTCCAGTACCTGCTGACCTTTGCCGTAATGCTCACGGTAGGGCTGGTTATCGGTAATCTTACCGCCGGGGTGCGTTATCAGGCGCGGGTAGCGCGTTATCGTGAACAGCGCACGCGCCATTTATATGAGATGTCGAAAGCGCTGGCCGTTGGTCGCAGCCAGACGGATATCGCCGCCACCAGCGAACAGTTTATCGCTTCAACATTTCAGGCCCGCAGCCAGGTTTTACTGCCCGGTGAGAACGGTAAACTGGCTCCTCTCACCCATCAACAAGGGATGACGCCGTGGGATGATGCCATTGCCCAATGGAGCTTTGATAAAGGGCAACCAGCCGGTGCGGGTACTGACACCTTACCGGGCGTGCCGTATCAAATTTTACCGTTAAAAAGTGCCGATAAAACACATGGGCTGCTGGTGGTGGAACCGGGAAATTTACGCCAACTGATGATCCCCGAACAGCAACGCCTGCTGGAAACCTTTACCCTACTGGTCGCCAGTGCGCTGGAACGACTGACGCTGACCGCCAGCGAAGAGCAGGCCCGGTTTGCCAGCGAACGTGAAAGCATTCGCAATGCCCTGCTCGCCGCCCTGTCCCACGATTTACGTACGCCGCTGACGGTGCTATTCGGTCAGGCAGAGATCTTGACGCTGGATCTGGCAAGTGAAGGATCGCCGCACGCACGCCAGGCCAGCGAAATTCGCCAGCACGTCCTGAATACAACCCGGCTGGTAAATAACCTGCTCGATATGGCGCGAATTCAGTCTGGCGGCTTTAATCTTAAGAAGGAGTGGTTAACGCTGGAAGAAGTGGTCGGCAGCGCCCTGCAGATGCTGGAGCCAGGACTCTCTGCCCCGATTAATCTGTCGTTACCTGCACCGTTAACGCTTATCCACGTCGATGGTCCGCTCTTTGAACGGGTGCTGATTAACCTGCTGGAAAACGCCGTCAAATATGCAGGTCCGCAGGCACAAATCGGCATTGACGCCAGCGTCGATGGCGAGCACCTGCAACTGGACGTCTGGGATAATGGACCGGGTATTCCATCAGGTATGGAACAGCAAGTTTTTGACAAGTTTTCCAGGGGAAACAAAGAGTCATCGGTACCGGGCGTTGGGCTGGGACTGGCAATTTGTCAGGCCATTGTGGACGTGCACGGCGGTACGATTTCCGTCCACAATCGCGTGCAGGGAGGAGCGAGCTTCCGTGTTACACTGCCCCAGGAAATCCCCCCTGAACTTGAAGATTTTCATGAGGATATGTGA
- the fur gene encoding ferric iron uptake transcriptional regulator — translation MTDNNTALKKAGLKVTLPRLKILEVLQEPDNHHVSAEDLYKRLIDMGEEIGLATVYRVLNQFDDAGIVTRHNFEGGKSVFELTQQHHHDHLICLDCGKVVEFSDDSIEARQREIAAKHGIRLTNHSLYLYGHCAEGDCREDEHAHDGK, via the coding sequence ATGACTGACAACAATACCGCATTAAAGAAGGCTGGCCTGAAAGTAACGCTTCCTCGTTTAAAAATTCTGGAAGTTCTTCAGGAACCGGATAACCATCACGTCAGTGCGGAAGACTTATACAAACGCCTGATCGATATGGGTGAAGAGATTGGTCTGGCGACCGTGTATCGTGTGCTGAACCAGTTTGATGATGCCGGTATCGTGACCCGCCATAATTTTGAAGGTGGTAAATCCGTCTTCGAACTGACTCAACAGCATCATCACGATCACCTCATCTGCCTCGACTGCGGTAAAGTGGTTGAGTTCAGCGATGATTCTATCGAAGCCCGCCAACGTGAGATTGCGGCTAAGCATGGTATTCGTTTAACCAACCATAGCCTCTATCTTTACGGTCACTGTGCCGAAGGCGATTGCCGTGAAGATGAGCACGCCCACGACGGCAAATAA
- the tcuA gene encoding FAD-dependent tricarballylate dehydrogenase TcuA, translating to MVDVLVIGGGNAALCAALTAREQGASVLLLEAAPREWRGGNSQHTRNLRCMHDAPQDVLVESYPEEEFWQDLQRVTEGNTNEALARLVIRTSSQCRDWMRQHGVNFQPPLSGALHVARTNAFFMGGGKALVNAYYRSAEKLGVQIRYNTPVQALELHNGEFVAALAGEERITAKSCVLAAGGFESNREWLREAWGENARGEWPADNFLIRGTRFNQGVLLKFMMDAGADIIGEPSQSHCVAIDARAPLYDGGICTRVDCVSLGIVVNRDAERFYDEGEDFWPKRYAIWGRLVAQQPGQIGYSIIDSKAIGHFMPPVFPGAQANSLADLAHQLGLNAERLTHTVTEYNNACQPGQFDHTVLDNCTTNALIPAKTHWARPLDQPPYYGYALRPGITFTYLGLKVNEHAAVHFAGQPSRNLFVAGEMMAGNVLGKGYTAGVGMSIGTTFGRIAGKEAALAAGKETRHEAA from the coding sequence ATGGTTGATGTTCTGGTGATTGGCGGTGGCAATGCCGCCTTATGCGCTGCCCTTACCGCCCGGGAGCAAGGGGCTTCCGTTTTACTGCTCGAAGCTGCCCCCCGGGAATGGCGCGGGGGAAATTCCCAACACACACGTAACCTGCGCTGTATGCATGATGCACCGCAGGATGTGCTGGTAGAAAGCTATCCGGAAGAGGAATTCTGGCAAGATCTACAGCGCGTAACTGAAGGGAATACCAACGAAGCCCTGGCTCGCCTGGTAATCCGCACCTCTTCACAATGCCGCGACTGGATGCGCCAGCACGGCGTGAATTTTCAACCTCCACTCTCTGGCGCTTTGCACGTGGCGCGAACCAACGCCTTTTTTATGGGCGGTGGAAAAGCCCTCGTCAATGCCTATTATCGCAGCGCAGAAAAACTGGGCGTGCAAATCCGCTATAACACGCCAGTGCAGGCGCTTGAGCTGCACAACGGTGAGTTCGTGGCAGCGCTGGCAGGCGAAGAGCGTATTACTGCGAAATCCTGCGTACTTGCCGCTGGCGGATTTGAATCTAACCGTGAATGGCTACGAGAAGCGTGGGGAGAGAACGCCCGCGGCGAGTGGCCTGCGGATAACTTCCTGATTCGCGGCACGCGCTTTAATCAGGGCGTACTGCTCAAATTTATGATGGATGCCGGGGCGGACATTATTGGCGAACCCTCCCAGTCACACTGCGTAGCCATTGACGCCAGAGCGCCATTATATGACGGCGGGATTTGTACCCGCGTGGACTGCGTTTCGCTCGGCATAGTCGTCAACCGTGACGCTGAACGTTTTTATGATGAAGGCGAAGATTTCTGGCCCAAACGCTACGCCATCTGGGGACGCCTGGTCGCCCAACAGCCAGGACAGATTGGCTACTCCATCATCGACAGTAAAGCCATCGGCCACTTCATGCCACCGGTTTTTCCTGGCGCACAGGCCAATTCGCTGGCGGATCTGGCTCATCAGTTAGGGCTGAATGCCGAACGCTTAACCCACACCGTGACGGAATACAACAACGCCTGCCAGCCAGGTCAGTTCGACCATACGGTTCTGGATAACTGTACGACGAACGCCTTAATCCCCGCGAAGACACACTGGGCGCGACCGCTGGACCAGCCACCATACTACGGCTATGCCCTGCGGCCAGGGATCACCTTTACCTATCTCGGATTAAAAGTGAACGAGCACGCTGCCGTTCACTTTGCCGGTCAGCCAAGCCGCAACCTGTTCGTCGCCGGAGAGATGATGGCGGGCAACGTGCTGGGCAAGGGCTACACCGCAGGCGTGGGCATGTCAATCGGCACGACCTTTGGCCGTATCGCTGGAAAAGAAGCCGCGCTGGCCGCAGGTAAGGAGACACGTCATGAAGCAGCTTGA